One Deltaproteobacteria bacterium DNA segment encodes these proteins:
- a CDS encoding enoyl-CoA hydratase/isomerase family protein has protein sequence MSEERILVSVDETIATIVMNRPEMMNALDLDMIDDFQKALDALAPNEEVHVVVIEGAGGNFCTGASMARFTEGLSAPFWQMAMKKLHRVILTMREIPQPVITKVRGMAVGGGINIALAGDFVLAGESARFREVFVNHGLVLDSGGTYFLPRLVGMVKARELALLGEMLDGRTAAECGLIYRACPDNELDEAVHALARRLAKKPPGAVALIKSSLEKSFDMTLPEVLEWEAAQQAIMVQTDAVKEAGERFFKSKMKS, from the coding sequence ATGTCCGAAGAAAGAATACTGGTGAGCGTGGATGAGACAATTGCGACGATCGTCATGAACCGGCCGGAAATGATGAATGCCCTTGATCTTGACATGATCGACGATTTCCAGAAGGCCCTCGACGCCCTCGCGCCGAACGAGGAGGTCCATGTAGTCGTCATTGAGGGCGCAGGCGGGAACTTCTGTACCGGGGCTTCCATGGCGCGGTTCACGGAAGGCCTTTCCGCTCCTTTCTGGCAGATGGCCATGAAGAAGCTGCACCGTGTTATTCTGACCATGAGAGAGATACCTCAACCGGTCATAACAAAGGTGCGGGGAATGGCGGTGGGTGGCGGTATCAATATCGCCCTTGCCGGCGATTTCGTTCTGGCAGGGGAAAGTGCCCGATTCCGGGAAGTTTTTGTCAACCATGGGCTCGTTCTGGACAGCGGAGGGACCTACTTTCTCCCACGCCTGGTCGGTATGGTGAAGGCACGGGAATTGGCCCTCCTGGGGGAGATGTTAGACGGGCGGACTGCCGCCGAGTGCGGCCTCATATACCGTGCCTGCCCTGATAATGAGCTTGATGAGGCGGTACATGCCCTCGCCCGGCGTCTCGCGAAGAAACCTCCCGGCGCCGTGGCCCTCATCAAGAGCAGCCTGGAAAAGAGTTTTGACATGACCCTGCCGGAGGTGCTTGAATGGGAAGCGGCCCAGCAGGCGATCATGGTCCAGACCGATGCCGTCAAGGAGGCGGGAGAACGGTTTTTCAAATCTAAAATGAAATCATAG
- a CDS encoding cobalamin-dependent protein (Presence of a B(12) (cobalamin)-binding domain implies dependence on cobalamin itself, in one of its several forms, or in some unusual lineages, dependence on a cobalamin-like analog.), whose translation MSKNDPRVRVLLAKPGLDGHDRGVYVVAQALRDSGIEVVFLGLQVTPDQVAQAAEQESVDVIGLSIFSGGHMTLVPRIIESLKEKGLQNIPIIVGGIIPPEDAEKLKRNGVCEIFPPGCSMAEVVACVRMLTNTNM comes from the coding sequence ATGAGTAAGAACGATCCACGCGTGAGAGTACTTCTTGCAAAACCGGGACTTGATGGTCATGATCGCGGTGTCTATGTGGTCGCACAGGCATTGCGGGATTCAGGGATCGAGGTTGTTTTTCTTGGGCTTCAGGTAACTCCTGATCAGGTTGCGCAGGCAGCAGAACAGGAAAGCGTCGATGTGATCGGCCTCTCGATCTTCTCAGGCGGCCATATGACCTTGGTCCCCCGGATCATAGAGAGCCTGAAGGAAAAAGGGCTACAGAACATTCCCATTATTGTCGGCGGGATCATCCCGCCGGAAGACGCGGAAAAGCTTAAAAGAAACGGCGTATGTGAGATTTTTCCGCCGGGGTGTTCCATGGCAGAGGTCGTTGCGTGCGTCCGTATGCTGACAAATACAAATATGTAG
- a CDS encoding methylmalonyl-CoA mutase, with protein sequence MTMYAGEEIEKISKEKEKWEKGPLKLVLDKWGEEKRSFETLSGKEVKRLYTPLDISNKEYLEEINFPGSYPFTRGVLPTGYRGKLWTRRQVTGFATPEETNKRLKYLQKEGQTGLNIVFDLPTHNQLDSDNPLCEGEVGKDGVPVDTLRDVEVIFDGIDIGSISTSIITGGPAVMSMFLALAQKRNIPFNVLRGTLQNDAVSLYYTVNFRRLPLQTLYKLTVDVVEYCVKEMPHWNPISFIGYQIREKGSTAAQEIAFTFGSAVEYANALIARGLNVDDFAPRFSFFFNAHNDFFEEVCKYRAARRLWARIMKDRFGAENPLSWLLRYHVQTAGCSLTAQQPMNNIIRTTIQALAAVLGGTHSLHTNSMDEAYALPSETAVRVALRTQQIIAHESGVTHTVDPLGGSYFIEKLTDDLEEEARSIIEKIDDQGGMLQAVSEGWVQKQIQDASYAYKKDIEEKKRLIVGVNCFEVEKDELPIEILKIDPSYEELQKKNLVKVREQRDEKMVKDSLDRLHEAAATGENVFPYFIDASHTYASIEEMMKACTGIKG encoded by the coding sequence ATGACCATGTATGCAGGGGAAGAAATTGAGAAAATAAGCAAGGAAAAAGAGAAGTGGGAAAAGGGTCCTCTGAAGCTCGTACTTGATAAGTGGGGCGAAGAGAAACGATCTTTTGAAACACTCTCGGGAAAAGAAGTAAAACGTCTGTACACGCCACTCGATATTTCGAACAAGGAGTATCTTGAAGAAATCAATTTTCCAGGCAGTTATCCCTTTACGCGTGGAGTTCTTCCGACGGGATACCGGGGAAAATTGTGGACTCGAAGACAGGTGACAGGATTTGCAACGCCCGAGGAAACCAACAAACGACTTAAGTATCTTCAAAAAGAGGGTCAGACGGGTCTTAACATCGTCTTCGACCTCCCTACACACAATCAACTTGACTCTGATAATCCCCTCTGTGAGGGAGAAGTGGGGAAGGACGGAGTACCTGTCGATACACTGAGAGACGTTGAGGTGATCTTTGACGGAATTGATATCGGATCGATCTCCACATCAATTATAACGGGCGGACCCGCCGTCATGTCCATGTTCCTTGCGCTTGCCCAAAAAAGGAACATTCCCTTCAATGTGCTTAGGGGTACCCTTCAAAACGATGCGGTATCCCTGTATTACACGGTTAATTTCAGGCGCCTCCCCCTCCAAACCCTTTATAAACTGACCGTCGATGTTGTTGAATATTGCGTCAAAGAAATGCCTCACTGGAATCCCATCAGTTTTATCGGATACCAGATACGTGAAAAAGGCTCAACGGCCGCGCAGGAAATAGCTTTTACTTTTGGAAGTGCGGTGGAATATGCAAATGCACTTATCGCACGGGGATTGAATGTGGATGATTTTGCCCCGCGATTCTCGTTTTTCTTCAATGCCCACAACGATTTTTTCGAGGAGGTCTGTAAGTATCGAGCGGCAAGACGACTCTGGGCGCGGATCATGAAAGATCGCTTTGGTGCCGAGAATCCATTAAGCTGGCTTTTGAGATACCATGTACAAACCGCGGGTTGTTCGCTTACCGCCCAACAGCCGATGAACAACATCATACGAACGACCATTCAGGCTCTCGCCGCTGTCCTGGGAGGAACGCATTCTCTCCATACCAATTCGATGGATGAAGCGTACGCTCTCCCTTCTGAAACAGCGGTTCGTGTCGCACTTCGAACGCAGCAGATAATTGCCCATGAAAGCGGGGTCACTCATACTGTTGATCCTTTGGGCGGTTCGTACTTTATCGAAAAGCTGACGGATGATCTGGAAGAGGAAGCCCGATCCATCATCGAAAAGATCGATGATCAAGGTGGAATGCTTCAGGCCGTATCGGAAGGGTGGGTCCAAAAACAGATCCAGGATGCCTCTTATGCATACAAAAAAGATATTGAGGAGAAAAAGAGGTTGATTGTAGGGGTTAACTGTTTTGAGGTTGAAAAGGATGAGCTTCCCATCGAAATACTCAAGATCGATCCTTCCTATGAGGAACTCCAGAAAAAGAATCTCGTCAAAGTGCGCGAACAGAGAGACGAGAAAATGGTGAAAGATTCATTGGACAGGTTGCACGAGGCGGCGGCAACGGGAGAAAATGTGTTCCCTTATTTCATTGACGCATCGCATACCTATGCCAGCATTGAGGAAATGATGAAGGCATGCACGGGAATAAAAGGATAA
- a CDS encoding TetR/AcrR family transcriptional regulator — MGIAERKEREKKERRQKILEAAEKHFSKKGFSRTTMGDIANDIELSPSTLYLYFSNKEELHAALSLKFLENLIEEFDEREKNAEKDPEKRILAIKESLYTLYEYDPLIFMNIFHFQTSEVYKNISEELITQIKDLASRAIRFMSQNYEDGVHMGVFKEMEPIVFADIIWSLFSGLVIWEESKSALDPRKRHMKKTLDRAFEIIMQGIKKA; from the coding sequence ATGGGAATTGCAGAGAGAAAGGAGCGAGAGAAAAAGGAACGTCGTCAGAAAATTCTGGAAGCAGCGGAAAAACATTTCAGTAAAAAGGGGTTCAGCAGGACCACGATGGGAGATATTGCAAATGATATCGAGTTGAGCCCTTCAACCCTGTACCTTTACTTTTCAAACAAGGAAGAACTTCATGCAGCCCTCAGCCTCAAGTTTCTTGAAAATCTGATCGAAGAATTTGATGAAAGGGAAAAAAACGCAGAAAAGGACCCGGAAAAAAGAATCCTGGCAATCAAGGAGTCCCTGTACACGTTGTATGAGTATGACCCCCTGATTTTTATGAATATATTCCACTTTCAGACAAGCGAGGTTTACAAAAATATTTCGGAAGAATTGATAACGCAGATCAAAGACCTTGCAAGTCGGGCAATCCGCTTCATGTCCCAAAATTATGAAGACGGGGTTCATATGGGGGTGTTCAAAGAAATGGAACCGATCGTCTTTGCGGATATTATCTGGAGCCTCTTCTCCGGGCTGGTCATCTGGGAAGAAAGCAAAAGCGCGCTCGATCCCCGCAAACGCCATATGAAGAAAACGCTTGATAGGGCATTTGAAATAATAATGCAGGGAATAAAAAAAGCATGA
- the ftsH gene encoding ATP-dependent zinc metalloprotease FtsH, producing the protein MEKHHKFSIWYVLIAIWAVLIVQNYLSTVFAVKVIPYSQFLTLLKEDRIQEVAVTENRIQGKMKDEAGSAHSFKTIRVDPELSDLLQQHQVIFKGEIESNFLPNLLSWVVPVILFVAIWYFLMKRMAGQQPGFMSFGKNKSRIYMENELNVTFNDVAGVDEAKQELIEVIDFLKNPGKFSGIGGKIPKGILLVGPPGTGKTLLAKAVAGESGVPFFSMSGSEFVEMFVGVGAARVRDLFVQAKGKAPCIIFIDELDALGKARGMGVMGGHDEREQTLNQLLVEMDGFDPKSGVILMAATNRPEILDPALLRPGRFDRHILVDRPDRKGREDILRVHLRGIKTAPDLDVELIANMTPGMVGADLANLVNEAALLAVRRNKTVVGIAEFEESVERIIAGLEKKNRLINRREREIVAHHEMGHALVALSLPGTDPVQKISIIPRGIAALGYTMQVPTEDRFLMSRSELLNKIATLLGGRAAEELMFGDISTGAHNDLSRATDIAKSMVKEYGMSDTLGQVYLSHDKRGNRFIDIGMAEQADYSEATAEAIDEEVRTIISGQYEKALDILREKRDILVKGAELLLEKEKIESSEIRALLASNSA; encoded by the coding sequence ATGGAAAAACATCACAAGTTTTCTATCTGGTACGTTCTGATCGCCATCTGGGCCGTCCTGATCGTGCAGAACTATCTTTCCACCGTGTTCGCCGTGAAGGTCATCCCCTACAGTCAGTTCCTGACACTCCTGAAGGAGGACCGGATTCAGGAGGTCGCCGTGACGGAGAACCGGATACAGGGGAAGATGAAGGACGAAGCAGGGTCCGCTCACAGCTTCAAGACGATCAGGGTCGATCCGGAACTGTCGGACCTCCTGCAGCAGCACCAGGTCATTTTCAAGGGCGAGATAGAGTCGAACTTTCTTCCGAATCTCCTCTCCTGGGTGGTACCGGTCATCCTTTTCGTGGCGATCTGGTATTTTCTCATGAAGCGGATGGCGGGTCAGCAACCGGGATTCATGTCCTTTGGAAAGAACAAGAGCCGGATATACATGGAAAACGAGCTCAACGTGACCTTTAACGATGTCGCCGGCGTTGATGAGGCGAAACAGGAGTTGATAGAGGTCATCGATTTTCTGAAAAACCCGGGGAAATTCAGCGGAATCGGCGGCAAAATACCCAAGGGCATCCTCCTCGTGGGGCCTCCGGGAACAGGGAAAACGCTCCTGGCGAAAGCCGTGGCGGGGGAAAGCGGTGTTCCCTTTTTCAGCATGAGCGGATCGGAGTTCGTCGAGATGTTCGTGGGCGTCGGAGCAGCGCGGGTGCGGGATCTCTTCGTCCAGGCAAAGGGGAAAGCCCCCTGCATCATCTTTATCGACGAACTGGACGCCCTCGGAAAGGCCCGAGGCATGGGCGTGATGGGGGGACACGACGAGCGCGAGCAGACCCTGAACCAGCTGCTGGTGGAGATGGACGGGTTCGATCCGAAATCGGGGGTCATTCTCATGGCCGCCACGAATCGTCCCGAGATACTCGACCCCGCTCTCCTGCGCCCGGGGCGCTTCGACCGCCACATCCTGGTCGACCGTCCCGACCGGAAGGGACGGGAAGATATCCTCAGGGTACACCTTCGCGGCATAAAAACCGCTCCCGACCTTGACGTAGAACTGATCGCCAACATGACGCCGGGAATGGTCGGCGCCGATCTGGCGAACCTCGTCAACGAGGCGGCCCTCCTGGCCGTCCGGAGGAACAAGACGGTGGTGGGAATAGCGGAGTTCGAGGAATCCGTCGAACGGATCATCGCCGGCCTGGAGAAGAAGAACCGGCTCATCAACCGCCGTGAGCGGGAGATCGTGGCCCACCACGAGATGGGTCATGCCCTGGTGGCACTTTCCCTGCCGGGGACGGATCCTGTTCAGAAGATCTCCATCATCCCCCGGGGGATCGCGGCCCTGGGATATACCATGCAGGTCCCCACTGAGGACCGCTTTCTCATGAGCAGGTCCGAACTCCTCAACAAGATCGCCACGCTCCTCGGCGGGCGTGCCGCCGAAGAACTGATGTTCGGCGATATCTCAACGGGGGCCCACAATGACCTTTCCCGGGCAACGGATATCGCCAAGAGCATGGTGAAGGAGTACGGGATGAGCGATACACTGGGCCAGGTCTATCTCTCTCACGACAAGCGGGGCAATCGTTTTATCGACATCGGCATGGCCGAACAGGCGGATTACAGCGAGGCAACGGCGGAGGCCATCGATGAGGAGGTACGGACCATTATTTCAGGCCAGTATGAAAAGGCCCTTGATATCCTGCGGGAGAAGAGGGATATCCTGGTGAAAGGCGCGGAACTGCTCCTCGAAAAGGAAAAAATAGAGAGCAGCGAGATCCGGGCGCTTCTCGCTTCCAACAGCGCGTGA
- a CDS encoding thioredoxin family protein, protein MRAAHRFAMASDHITADMIEGSEFPHLVVRYNVGSVPHTVINEEHGFTGALSEQETLREIRKAIGKTTAGDD, encoded by the coding sequence GTGCGCGCCGCGCACCGCTTTGCCATGGCGAGCGATCACATCACCGCCGATATGATCGAGGGATCGGAATTCCCCCATCTGGTGGTGAGATACAACGTGGGTAGCGTTCCTCACACGGTCATCAACGAGGAGCATGGATTTACGGGAGCGCTCTCCGAGCAGGAAACGCTTCGGGAGATCCGCAAAGCGATCGGAAAGACCACTGCCGGAGACGATTAA
- a CDS encoding thioredoxin family protein produces MALLKDKDREKLTELLKTLPEAVTLVMFTQEMECQYCEMTRKLLEEVTALSDRLTLEVYDFVKDKDAVSSHGIDKVPATIVMGDRDYGVRFYGVPSGYEFTTLIQDVMDAGRRSPGLSENILSGLRDVDRPVHLQVIISPT; encoded by the coding sequence ATGGCATTGTTGAAGGACAAGGACAGGGAAAAACTGACGGAGCTTTTGAAAACCCTGCCGGAAGCGGTGACGCTGGTCATGTTCACCCAGGAGATGGAATGCCAGTACTGTGAGATGACACGGAAGCTCCTGGAGGAGGTCACGGCCCTGTCGGACAGGCTCACGCTCGAGGTGTACGATTTTGTCAAGGACAAGGATGCGGTTTCGAGCCACGGGATCGACAAGGTGCCGGCAACGATCGTGATGGGGGACCGCGATTACGGGGTCAGGTTTTACGGCGTGCCCTCCGGGTACGAGTTCACCACCCTGATACAGGATGTAATGGACGCGGGACGGCGCTCCCCGGGGTTGAGCGAAAATATCCTCTCCGGGCTGCGGGACGTTGATCGGCCGGTGCATCTGCAGGTCATCATATCACCGACCTGA
- a CDS encoding FAD-dependent oxidoreductase: protein MDLPEFELDTSVLEDAAVPAEDRTYDLLIVGGGPAAMSAAIYAARKMLSLAVVTKDFGGQMLETSDVENWLGFQSISGRELAGMFGEHVKSFDISVRMNTAVREVQKEGGLFSVITADGRSYRGHAVVVATGKRHRSLNVPGEKELVGKGVAYCATCDAPLFKEKRVVVAGGGNSAFTTAADLLKVGAQVILVNFLKGWQADGSLYERVSRYPGVDFLENTEVVRIEGADRVEAVVVKGRDDGDEKRIDAAGLFVEIGLLPNSDSVKDLVRLNDAGEIIVDCACRTSVKGLFGAGDVTTVPHKQIVISAGEGAKAALSAYEYLMDERLI, encoded by the coding sequence ATGGACCTTCCCGAGTTTGAACTTGACACGTCGGTGCTCGAAGACGCGGCGGTTCCCGCGGAGGACCGGACATATGACCTTCTCATCGTTGGCGGCGGGCCGGCCGCCATGTCGGCCGCCATTTACGCCGCGCGAAAGATGCTGAGCCTGGCCGTCGTGACGAAGGACTTCGGCGGGCAGATGCTGGAAACCTCCGACGTTGAGAACTGGCTGGGGTTTCAGAGTATCAGCGGGCGTGAACTGGCGGGCATGTTCGGCGAGCATGTAAAAAGCTTCGACATCTCGGTACGCATGAACACTGCCGTCCGTGAGGTACAAAAAGAGGGAGGCCTTTTTTCCGTCATTACCGCTGACGGTCGGAGCTACCGGGGTCATGCCGTTGTGGTTGCCACGGGGAAACGCCATCGTTCCCTGAACGTGCCCGGTGAAAAGGAACTGGTCGGCAAAGGAGTGGCCTATTGCGCTACCTGTGACGCGCCCCTGTTCAAGGAGAAACGCGTGGTCGTGGCCGGCGGCGGGAATTCGGCCTTTACCACGGCGGCCGATCTCCTCAAGGTGGGCGCTCAGGTCATTCTGGTCAATTTTCTGAAGGGGTGGCAGGCGGATGGATCGCTGTATGAACGGGTGTCCCGCTATCCCGGTGTCGACTTCCTCGAGAACACGGAGGTCGTCCGTATCGAAGGTGCGGACAGGGTGGAAGCGGTCGTGGTAAAGGGCCGTGATGACGGTGACGAGAAGAGGATCGACGCGGCGGGTCTCTTCGTGGAGATCGGTCTCCTGCCGAACAGCGATTCCGTGAAGGACCTCGTCAGGCTGAACGACGCGGGCGAGATCATCGTCGATTGCGCCTGCCGGACCAGCGTGAAAGGGTTGTTCGGGGCCGGTGATGTAACCACCGTGCCACACAAGCAGATCGTCATATCCGCGGGCGAGGGGGCCAAGGCGGCCCTGTCCGCCTATGAGTACCTGATGGATGAACGGCTGATCTAA
- a CDS encoding ATP citrate synthase, translating to MRKGTGRPEYELFDRGTQAIVYNLQTNAVQRMLDFDYVAGRSIPSVAAIVNPTGREALQKFFFGAREILIPVHMTLESAAEKHPKADVLISFASFRSAAQSVEEALAIDRIRTIVIIAEGVPERTMKLLAAKAKKQGKVIIGPATVGGVKAGAFKIGNTGGTIENIIESKLYRPGSVGFVSKSGGLSNEAYNIIALNTDGLYEGIAIGGDRYPGTTLLDHLLRYERNPSVKMLVCLGEVGGSDEHDIVEALVKKDITKPLVIWVTGTCSKAFKTEIQFGHAGAKADRDVETADAKNRALKKEGAIVPASFDDFGVKIRETFQDLRKRGVISAREEEEVPRVPIDLDKVLKEGSVRKPGHFVSTISDDRGEELRYGKMPISRVIRNNIGIGGVVSILWFKKLLPEYATKFIEMIIMVTADHGPAVSGAHNTIVATRAGKDLVSSLASGLLCIGPLFGGAMDGAAQQFSSAYDRGMSPGEFVAYMRKRGVNIQGIGHRVKSIHNPDMRVTLVKRYARRHFKETKILDFALEVEKLTTAKRDNLILNVDGCTGICLADLLRAELGKEEADEYINMGALNGLFVLGRSIGLMGHYLDQKRLKQGLYRHPWDDIVYM from the coding sequence ATGAGAAAAGGGACGGGAAGGCCCGAGTATGAGCTGTTCGATCGCGGGACACAGGCGATAGTGTATAATCTCCAGACGAACGCCGTGCAGAGAATGCTTGACTTCGATTACGTGGCGGGGAGGAGCATTCCCTCCGTCGCCGCCATCGTGAATCCCACGGGGAGGGAAGCCCTGCAAAAGTTTTTCTTCGGTGCGCGGGAGATCCTGATCCCCGTTCACATGACCCTGGAATCGGCGGCGGAGAAACACCCGAAAGCCGACGTACTCATCAGTTTCGCCTCCTTTCGTTCCGCGGCCCAGTCTGTGGAGGAGGCCCTCGCGATCGACAGAATACGGACCATCGTCATTATAGCGGAGGGTGTTCCCGAACGGACAATGAAGCTGCTGGCGGCGAAGGCGAAGAAACAGGGAAAAGTGATCATCGGGCCGGCGACGGTGGGCGGCGTCAAGGCGGGCGCCTTTAAGATCGGCAACACGGGAGGGACCATCGAGAATATTATCGAGTCCAAGCTGTACCGGCCCGGTTCCGTGGGGTTCGTCTCCAAATCGGGAGGGCTGTCGAACGAGGCGTACAATATCATTGCCCTGAACACCGACGGTCTCTACGAAGGGATTGCCATCGGCGGCGACCGTTACCCCGGTACGACCCTGCTTGACCACCTGCTTCGATATGAACGGAATCCCTCCGTGAAGATGCTGGTCTGTCTCGGCGAGGTTGGGGGGAGCGATGAACACGATATCGTCGAGGCGCTGGTAAAAAAGGACATCACGAAACCCCTGGTCATCTGGGTGACGGGAACCTGCTCGAAGGCCTTCAAGACGGAGATACAGTTCGGTCATGCCGGTGCAAAGGCCGACAGAGACGTCGAAACGGCTGATGCCAAGAACAGGGCCCTGAAAAAAGAGGGAGCCATCGTTCCCGCATCCTTCGATGATTTCGGAGTCAAGATACGCGAAACCTTTCAGGATCTCAGGAAACGGGGCGTCATATCCGCACGCGAAGAGGAGGAGGTCCCCCGCGTTCCCATCGATCTCGACAAGGTGCTGAAAGAAGGGTCTGTGAGAAAGCCGGGCCATTTCGTCAGTACCATATCGGACGATCGGGGAGAAGAGTTGCGGTACGGGAAAATGCCTATTTCCCGGGTGATCAGGAACAACATCGGCATAGGCGGCGTCGTGAGCATACTGTGGTTCAAAAAACTCCTTCCCGAGTACGCCACGAAGTTCATAGAAATGATCATCATGGTGACCGCCGATCACGGACCCGCCGTATCGGGGGCTCACAATACCATCGTTGCCACCAGGGCCGGAAAGGACCTCGTCTCGTCGCTCGCGTCGGGTCTGCTCTGTATCGGCCCCCTCTTCGGCGGTGCCATGGACGGGGCGGCGCAGCAGTTTTCCAGCGCCTACGACCGGGGGATGAGCCCCGGGGAGTTCGTTGCCTACATGCGGAAACGGGGCGTCAATATTCAGGGCATCGGCCATCGCGTCAAGTCGATACATAATCCGGACATGCGGGTGACCCTCGTTAAGCGTTACGCGCGGCGGCATTTCAAGGAGACGAAGATTCTCGATTTTGCCCTTGAGGTAGAGAAGCTCACCACGGCGAAACGGGACAATCTCATTCTCAATGTGGACGGCTGCACGGGTATCTGCCTGGCCGACCTCCTGCGGGCCGAACTGGGCAAGGAAGAGGCGGACGAGTACATCAACATGGGAGCATTGAACGGGCTGTTCGTCCTGGGACGGAGTATCGGCCTTATGGGGCATTATCTGGATCAGAAACGGCTCAAGCAGGGGTTGTACCGTCACCCCTGGGACGATATCGTTTACATGTAA
- a CDS encoding ATPase yields the protein MAQRAIREADGKSMLARLMKRYADGRFTVRAQCLSVDPFTDLEKAASRHRWLEKKRLVVKPDQLIKRRGKGGLLLLDAEWNTAKEWIAGNMNRTVTIEGVTGVLKHFIIEPFLPHETRDERYIALTSEREGDRILFFHQGGVDVGDIDARAEKLFVPIGETPPLQEIETHLLKNLPDSEKSLMTAFITGLFQFYCDLNYAYLEMNPFVVKGRTVIPLDYAAKLDDTAAFINEKEWGNIIFPKPFGREPAREERFIEELDAKTGASLKLSLLNPRGRVWTMVAGGGASVIYADTITDLGYMDEMANYGEYSGNPDEHTTYLYARTILDLMTREKHPDGKILIIGGGIANFTDVAKTFAGIIRALREYASRIRKQNIRIFVRRGGPNYKEGLRRMKVLGSEEGIDIDVYGPETHMTNIVAMALKGGR from the coding sequence ATGGCACAGCGGGCCATCAGGGAAGCCGACGGCAAGAGTATGCTTGCCCGTCTTATGAAGCGGTACGCCGACGGTCGGTTCACCGTCAGGGCACAATGCCTGTCCGTGGATCCCTTTACGGACCTCGAAAAAGCCGCATCACGTCACCGGTGGCTGGAGAAAAAACGACTGGTGGTCAAGCCGGACCAGCTGATCAAGCGCCGGGGAAAGGGAGGACTTCTTCTCCTCGACGCCGAATGGAACACCGCGAAGGAATGGATCGCCGGCAATATGAACCGGACCGTCACCATAGAAGGAGTGACGGGCGTTCTCAAACATTTCATCATCGAACCGTTCCTGCCCCACGAGACCCGTGACGAACGGTACATCGCTCTCACGTCGGAACGGGAAGGTGACCGGATCCTCTTTTTTCATCAGGGCGGTGTCGATGTAGGTGACATCGACGCGCGGGCGGAAAAGCTCTTTGTGCCGATCGGTGAAACCCCGCCGCTTCAGGAAATAGAAACGCATCTTTTGAAAAACCTTCCGGATTCCGAAAAGTCCCTCATGACGGCATTCATCACGGGGCTTTTCCAATTTTACTGCGATCTCAACTACGCCTATCTCGAAATGAACCCCTTCGTGGTGAAGGGAAGAACGGTAATACCCCTCGATTACGCCGCCAAGCTCGATGACACGGCAGCCTTTATCAACGAAAAGGAATGGGGGAACATCATCTTTCCCAAACCCTTCGGGCGTGAGCCCGCGCGGGAAGAGAGATTCATCGAGGAGCTCGACGCAAAGACCGGGGCATCCCTGAAATTGTCCCTGCTGAACCCCCGGGGGCGGGTCTGGACAATGGTGGCCGGCGGCGGGGCATCCGTCATTTACGCGGACACCATCACCGACCTGGGGTATATGGATGAAATGGCTAATTACGGCGAGTATTCCGGGAATCCCGATGAGCACACGACCTACCTCTATGCCCGGACCATCCTCGATCTCATGACCAGGGAAAAACATCCCGACGGAAAGATACTGATCATCGGTGGAGGCATCGCCAATTTTACCGATGTGGCAAAGACCTTTGCGGGGATCATCAGGGCCCTGAGGGAATACGCCTCCCGGATCAGGAAACAGAACATAAGGATATTCGTCAGGCGGGGAGGCCCGAACTACAAGGAGGGGCTTCGGAGGATGAAGGTTTTGGGAAGCGAAGAGGGTATCGATATTGATGTATATGGTCCCGAGACCCACATGACGAACATTGTTGCCATGGCTTTAAAAGGGGGGCGGTGA